In Dromiciops gliroides isolate mDroGli1 chromosome 4, mDroGli1.pri, whole genome shotgun sequence, one DNA window encodes the following:
- the LOC122752710 gene encoding LOW QUALITY PROTEIN: mitochondrial fission regulator 1-like (The sequence of the model RefSeq protein was modified relative to this genomic sequence to represent the inferred CDS: substituted 2 bases at 2 genomic stop codons) — METDSTIPLWQNKPHGAARSVVRRIGTNLPLKPCPRGSFQTLPNISDLYLSDVPPVPTLADIAWIAADEKEIYARVRSDTWPLRHKGKPSPLFIMQRNASVPSLRGQEEKLLALKKPGLPALSXTTELXDELSHLRSQIAKIVATDAESSNVSSPLPCFGSSFHSTTSFVISDITEEAELEGPELPSVPILCSASSECCKTDSKAACSLAEDEDCVSLSKASSFADMMGILKDIHCMKQSQDLNRSLMKEEDPAVLISEVLRRKFALKEEDISMKGN; from the coding sequence ATGGAAACAGATTCCACTATCCCACTCTGGCAGAACAAACCACATGGAGCTGCTAGAAGTGTAGTGAGGAGGATTGGGACTAACCTGCCCTTGAAGCCATGTCCTCGGGGATCCTTTCAGACACTACCCAACATCTCTGACCTATATCTGAGCGATGTGCCCCCTGTCCCTACTTTGGCTGATATTGCCTGGATAGCAGCAGATGAAAAGGAAATCTATGCTCGAGTCAGGAGTGACACCTGGCCCTTGCGACATAAGGGGAAGCCCAGCCCACTGTTCATCATGCAGCGCAATGCCTCAGTGCCCAGCCTTCGAGGGCAGGAGGAGAAGCTCCTGGCCTTGAAGAAGCCTGGTCTACCAGCCCTCAGCTGAACCACTGAACTATAAGATGAGTTAAGTCACCTACGCAGCCAGATTGCCAAGATTGTGGCAACAGATGCAGAAAGTTCCAATGTCTCTTCTCCCTTACCTTGTTTTGGATCCTCATTCCACTCTACAACTTCCTTTGTCATTAGTGACATCACAGAGGAGGCTGAGTTAGAAGGTCCTGAGCTTCCATCGGTTCCCATACTTTGTTCTGCCAGCTCTGAATGTTGTAAAACTGACTCCAAAGCTGCCTGCAGCTTGGCTGAAGATGAGGATTGTGTGTCTCTCTCAAAGGCTAGCAGCTTTGCAGACATGATGGGCATCCTGAAGGATATTCACTGCATGAAGCAGAGCCAAGACCTGAATCGGAGCTTGATGAAGGAAGAAGACCCTGCTGTCCTCATTTCCGAGGTGTTGAGGAGAAAGTTTGCTCTGAAGGAAGAGGATATCAGCATGAAAGGAAACTGA